The Tripterygium wilfordii isolate XIE 37 chromosome 18, ASM1340144v1, whole genome shotgun sequence nucleotide sequence AGTTTCCTCCCCGAACGGTTTGAGTAACGCCACGACCAGGACCCATGGCCGTATGCTTGTCCTGACCCGACCCACTTCCAAACCAATAACCACGCCTCCACCCTCTCCTTCCCCGCGGGCCCCATCGCCCCAGCAGAAGGTTCAAGTTCAGCCTCGATCTGAACCGGAATCCATATCTTTGCGTCCTTTGGGTCGAATAGGAGCGGGTTCGGGGATTTCTGTGCCGGTTCTTGGtcaggagaaagagaaagagaaagaggttGGTGCGGTGGTGGGGTCACCGAAGCCGAATCGGTTTGTACCGCCGCATCTTAGACCTGGGTTTGTGGGCAAGGAAGAGAGGCCGGGACCTGAAGTTTTCCGGGCGAGAGAGCCAAGTCAGAGGCAGCAGGGAAATTTCGGGTCTCCAGGGAGGAATAATGAGAATGGTCGGCCCACGTCAGGTGGGCATGAGAGAATGAGGGTTGGGGAGTCGGATCTGGGGTTGGCTAGTCGACCCAGATCGAGTGGAAACCGACCAAGTTCCAGTGGATGGTACGTCTGTTTCTTccaatttgatttgaatttagCTGTCTGGTTGCTATTTTTGATTCTCATCTTTTTCCTTCCTTTAGTGACGTGCTTAGCATATATATGGATTTTATTTGATGGTAGACCAGTAATTTGGCAAGTATGGCAATCTTTGATCATATGGTAAAATCTTTAATTTGGGATTCTAGATTATGAATGAATTGTCTTTATTATTGGCGTGTAGTAATCGTTATCATTGGTGCCTGTTGTTATGGATACTACAAAAGGGTCACATTTGGAGTTCAAGTTCATTAGGAAAGCTTGCATTATCATGCCTGAGCAATTAAGATAACATTAAGTTGTGTTGCTCCAAGGAATTAAATAGCTTGAGAAACTAGAAGAATGGTTTTATGCTTTTGCCTATGAGTGTTGTTCCTTGCTGGCGGTGGCCTACAACAGTTGTTTTTTGCACAGTCCTCTGTTTTTGGCTTGGAAATACGTTCTCTGTGCTATGCATTTGAGTTGACTATATGCAAGAGATACCTGCTGATTCTTTGTGTTTAGAGATTGTGATAGCTTTGTTGTTCATGGATTTTTTACCGTGCTCAGAGACTGATAATATTGATTTATGCTGTTTTACGTATTTGTGCTTGATATCTATGTGCCCAAAACTCATATGAATGTTCATGCATTATCATGATAGCACCATTTTGTATAGCACCATTGCGTTTCTATTCAAGCAAAGATGTAGttgttaaacaaaaaataacaataaaagaGGAATATCACCTTCTGATTTATTAATTTGGCTCTTAGCACTATCTTATAGTTGCAAACAGAGTTGTACATTCTCCTTCCGTAGGCGGTTACAAAAATCCCCAATTAAATGATGACTTGCATAAAACCAACAAGAAACAAACCCCAATGACCAACACAAGGAAAATCACTTGATAAGCGTAAGGGTTCTTAAGAAGTGCGCAATGGATAGAatgattaattttattattgtctTGTCTTATCTTATGTTCCCCTGGGCATAGCGGCAAACTATCTGTTATATTGATTAAGCCTCTATTTCTGATTGGTTGTATTCTGCATTCACTTCACATATGGGTGCAAACTTGGCAATTTATCTATCATGATGACGTGGCAACGGTTATGAACTTTtgctaatattttattttcttcttttctatgtTGGAAAGTTCTGTTGTTATCCATAGAATACGGTGTATGGTGGGGACTCAATGGAAATCAAAGTTTAAGTAATTGATAGGCATTCAAGAATCATGAAAAATGTGGGCTTATAAGTTTGAGTAGCAAGTAAATTTAGAATGATAGGTTTTTGTTATTTCATAAAgatcattttgaacttaagaaACAGTAGAGTATGGTTGGGTAATCTCTAATTTGTCCGTGTCTTGTTACTGTagcatttatattattttatcttGTGGGTGAAAGTGTGAAACCGATCGAGCTGAAAATGTTAAGGTTGAGCCCAAATAAGAGTGCTTATTGTTATGCATGTTCCTTATATTGAATGCAGTTATTTACATGTTTTAGTGCTACTTCCGAACCTCGAATTTCACTTGTAGTAATTTTCTTGGATTTATCTCACTGGGAATAAATTCCTCTGACAGATATAATTAAAAGTACTGAGTCTTCtcctatgatgatgatgaaacttCCTCAAACTGAAGATATATTCTTTTACCAGGATGACTTTACTGTATTTTGGCCTTAATTTCCAGTAACATCTGTAGTGTTTTAATTACTGGAAGATAGAATTCAAGTTAGCATTGCCTTTTGGGTATCAACCGAGAAGCTCTCGAGCAAAACAGCTCTATTGCTGGCTAGTTGACTCCATTCTGTTTATAGAAGAAACTCAAAAGAGGAATTGACGTATAGAATGATGCACTCGTATGATTTTTACAATTTATTTGGAGGCAAGTATTATGTTCCAatcttgccttttttttttttttttttaatgatgtaTTGCCTTGTATGTAAAACAACTTTGTCATCTGAAAATGTATATTCTCTAAACTTTGACTCGGAAAATGTATTACTGAGAGTGAAGGAGGACTGCCTGTTGCCTCTTGGTACTGCTTCCTCGGCTTTGCACCAGGTAAAGCCTTAAAGCCAGGGGCATTCCAAATTTGCTCCTAAGAATTGCAAACTCACCGTTCTATTCTCTATGTCTTTACAATCCggatttgaaagttgaaacaccCATGACCCAACTGTATTTTGGGCTTTTGACATTTTAGGTTGACCTCATATAACAAGGAAAACAAACAAAGAGGCCATCATGAGAACATCATCATGGGCCCAATAAGTAAAATGGTAAACTGGTTGGTTTGATGGGCCCTTACTGGTTTATCAAAGCCCACGCGGATCCAATAGCCCAATAGGCATTGTTTAGTCGACCAGATATTAACTTAAATTAGagtaaaatatttatatctttATTTTGATTCTATCATATCGTTTGACTCAACTTCGCAAACCTTATTAATATGCTGTAATCCTTTGTTTgcccagacaaaaaaaaaaccttattaATATGCTGACGCAGGAATATCTATTATTTAATTTGCATGCATACGTTTACAGTCACTTTGTACGGTTCCGTGCTTTTGACTACGTTAAACATTGAATTTCTTGTAAATATTAcactagtttatatatatatatatatatatatatataataatgtagCAGTTAGAGAAAACATGGACGACAATCAATATAGAAAACTGGTATTCTTAATTTGTCAAATGGCAGCGGTGGTGGATGCATGCATCATACAGTCGATACGTATATGGATATATCAAGACAAGATCTGGTTGTAATTGAGATTAGAAAATAAGTTTAGTAATTAAAATTAAAGTCAACTTACATGGGTTTCTGTTAGGGTTGTGCGTGTCAATCTCGAACCTTATTCTAACAATTAAAGATTGATTTGATCAATGATTCATCATCACAAACACATATACTAACCAATCCAATACCTATATATGATCAATTTCGATCAAAAAGCATGAACTCCTATCAATTGCCGTGCCCCTTAAATCACTTATTAAGTAAAGATTCTATCCCTCAGCTCTTAATTAACCAAGAAAGTCCTTTTAAGGTTAAAATCATacccaaaccaaacaatcaatTCTCTTTAATAAAAAGTGAAGTCCCtattcattattttatgtataGACTCGACGGTTCATATAATCATATGTTCTTGTTGTTATTATACAATGTGTTAGCTTCTGCAAGATTTGACCAATTAAGTTTAAGGTTTCATTCTCAATTTACAAATGAACGAAAATGGAGCACTAGCTAGCTAGGATTAAGGAGATAATGCATGTGATTATTAAGTAACGATGGCATTTTGATTGGAGGTTTTCAAAGTCATACATGTGCTTTCTGTCACAACTTTCCGTACAATcgttattaatatatatatatatataggaatgtCGACCGTACCAGCTAATCTAGCTCGACCGTACGTATATTAGCATGAGCAATTGGACTTATCTATTCCAAAACAAAACGAAAAAcaatttggattttcttttgtatcgTGTTACGTATGACTTCCCACCGAATTCCGacattatcttttattttaagGAATTGAGGTGATACAGCATGAATAATTGAATATTGCTTCAACTGGAGAAAATTTGGGTAGTGATCATATCCATTTTGTTTGCGTATGCATAATAGATCGAATGTTGATCTTGCTTTTACTTGTTTTtctatctttcttcttttcttttttttaaatgtgaaaGATTTGTAGTCTCACATCCTGAGTTAAGTGCAAGGGAGTGTCAACTAAAATTgaattgacataacccaactgAGTGATATATAAACAAATGTTGAGATTCTCAAGTGCGGACGTCTGCAATTTAATAACTTACGCATTctattttttaagtgttttcaaaagtgaaataACAAGTGGAATCTATTGCTTTGGGACctacatatttcaaatcaatggtgagattgagaTGCTTAAGTTAATATAACTTACGGGTGTCTGCATAAAAGAATTCCTGTTGAAATGATATATACATGAGTTTGGGCTGAATTTTCATCACATCTGTTTTgtattttggaaagaaaaaaaaaatgatattgaaCTTGCTAGAGACTGTTGGTAGAAGTAACAATCAGATGGTGATTGTTTTTTGACAAATCCTCCAGCAATGACTGTTCAGCGCATTTTGCAGGATCGTTTTGAAGAAATTTAGGGCACAAATAATATATAGCCAACCACTTGGGGATTCTTTTTGATATGCTTGTACTACTTGTTAATTTATTCAAAGCCATGAAGGCATGTTTTGCTGACAAATGGGTGAAAATTCAACATAAAGGAAGTGACATCTGAGATATTCCCCCGTACTGTACTTAAATTACTTAAAAAGTTGAGTAATCCAGATAAGGATGTGTTGACAAATCCTGCATATAATTAATTCATGTTTAGTCGTCAGTTGTTGAATCATTAAAAAACTACAACCATTTATATTGGATCAATGATTCGTTGTTAAAGGAAAAGTATTGGCAGCAGATTGAAACAAGAAGATGGCCACAACTGAACGTTCTCTGGAAGAAACATCAACATGGGCTCTATCAATcgtttgtttcttcttgtttctcaTAACTTTCATAATTGACACCACCATTCACTATATTTCAAAGGTATATTGTATTTACATAtgcttgtgtgtatatatacatatgcgaTGCTTTTGTAACTATGGAGCTAAATGAACTTAGCATTGCTGAATCATCTTTCAGTTCCtgagaagaaggaagagaaaatCCCTCAGTATAGCTTTGGAGAAGATCAAAACAGGTTAGTTACAAGCTTATTAGCAGAGCTTTTTTTGATTTATGCACAATCAGAAAGTCTCTATCTCATCTTAATGATCATTGTGTAGAGATGATGACAATGGGTTTCATATTGGTCCTTCTTACGGTATCCGAAGCACCCATATCAAACATCTGTGTCGCTGAATCTGTCGCAAACTCCTTTCTTCCTTGCAAAGATCCTGCGTCGTTCGTGGAACCAGCTGTTTCTTCTGCAGCTCAAATTACAGGCTCCGAATCAAACACAACTCTTTTCAATAATAATACAGATGGTTCCTGTAAAGCAAAGGTGAGGAAATCTCAGTTAcaatatatagatacacacacacCCACAACCCAcatatacaaaatatttatatagacGACTTCTTAAAATAAGAGTCGACGCCACTGCTTATAATGGTTGACAATTGTTATAGGGAATGGTGTCCCTGATTTCAAGGGAAGGAGTTATGGAGCTCAGAATCTTCATCTCTGTGTTGGCAGTGTTTCATGTTCTGTATTGTGTTTTAACAATGTGCCTTGGGATAGCAAAGGTACAAGTACAAAATTATGCTCGTATTTTCTCAGTCATTACCAACTCTTTGACAATTCGCGaccaaattaaataaaaaaagaaaagagacttCCCTTCGTTCCTCTCATTTAGTAGGCTTTGGAAGCAGTCTTTGAAAAGCTTCCAAAGCCTACTATAACCGGTTCAAGATTCGTGTTCCCACGCACCAATTTGATGGGAACGGAATGGTTGTCTTGGTTCCCAAGTCCAGAAATCCATTTTTGACCAAAACTTTACCCTGCTAGTTATTTTACaaagaaatataatttttaggCTTAGTACTCATAATGATAAGATGGGTAGTTCTAATTCAACATGTACTGGCTTATTCTTCATAATTCTTTGGGAAATTCAAGCTTTTGGATTTTCTATCGGCTCctaataatttcattattttccaaTTTGGTCAGTTATAGCTTTTTTTGAGGATTGTCTGCATGTTTTCACAATGAATGACGATAATCAGGCAAGCatttataacatgataaacttGGATTGGTAATTAGATGTTAAGGAGTAATTTTACATGCATAAACAGCAAAAGAGTCAAAATAACATGGCACTCACTCTGCATATGTATAGAGACCTCAAGCGTCTTTAAACTTCTTCTGTGCGCTGTGCTTCATTATCATTGACCGTAACAGTTTAGGCACATCAACCAGGCTGTGAAATCCCATGCAATATCTGCGTAAGTTGATGTGTAACACATGTAAATGACCATAAAGGAATCACCACCCTAACTGAACAAGTTTTCCGCTGATGTATCAGTATGAAACAAGAAATCAAGTTAAAGCATTTTTACACTATTACacctaaataaataatttaatgattTGGGCAAATGTGATTTTCTCATTATTGACCTTTTTTCCTTGATCCATTATTGACTTATTTTACTGCTTCCTTGTGAATAGATGAGGAAATGGAAGGCTTGGGAGGAAGAGACACATACTCTTGAATATCAGATTGCTAATGGTAGCTCAgttccattctttttcttttttttttgctacagaTTGCCAACATCATTGTGGTATTTGTTAACAGTACCATTATCATCATTATTGTCCCAACACAAAATCTTAGTTGTCCACTATTTCCATCTTATAAAACAGTCCAATCTTTTGTTCGCATCATCATACTTTAAACTTACGAAAAAAATAAATCTCGGTTACTACAAAGCCTAGCATCGTAATCTGGTTTTGATTCAACCattcagcttttttttttccactgaTGAAACAAATTATGTGCACAGATCCAAGGAGATTTCAGCTCACCCGCCAAACATCTTTTGGGCGAAGACATTTGAAACTTTGGAGTGATCATTCCTTCTTGCTTTGGCCAGTAAGTTGAATGATTTGTCAGCGCCATCCCCCAGTATTGCAATCTAAATGAAAATAGAAGCTAGTTAGAAACAGTTTGCCTTGTTTGCCATCTCAGAGTAATAGAAGATTCACCACGGatataatattatgtttaaacGCAGAAGAAACCTTAAGAAGTGACATCTGATGGTTGTTTTCCCCTTTTTAAGAGGGAGTTTCCTATTACCTAGTTTATTTTAATGATGGAATTATCAATTCAAAAAGCTGcaggatatttttattttttgaagaaaCATTCAAGATAAAAAAGAAGTGCCTGGACATGTAATTTAAACAGATTAATTGCTAATGAACATTGAAGATTTTGAATTACTCCTAGAATTTAGGCAATAGCTGCTGTTATAGGAAGGTATTTAACAGTATATCTTCGTTTTCTTTCTCCATCATAGGTTTGCTTCGTTCGTCAATTCAGTGGCTCAGCCTCAAAAGCTGATTATTTCACTCTTCGCAATGGGTTCATTGCGGTAAGCAAGATTATATAAACCATAAATCCATGGTTCCTAATCAAAAGTTATTCCATCCCAACCTATATGTGAATATTTTACTTGGTTCCGCAGGCCAATGTTTCTGAAGGAAGTACCTTTGACTTCCATAGATTCCTTGCCAGAGCCTTTGATAATGATTTTAAGAAGGTCGTTGAAATCAGGTAAAGCTACTTTCCTGAAACATATATCATCATTCAAGTAAACATGATTCACGAAGAAAGATAGCAATGTCGAGAAACTGAtttatgtaaaaataaaaacacttcAAGAAAGCTAAAATCTGAACATGGTATCTATACATTCGTTCTTGCAGATTTTGGATTTGGATCTTCTGcgtaattttcatttttttcagtGCACATGGTGAGATCTTCAACCACATCTGAAATTCATATTTTATGCTCGATTCTAGAAACTAAAATACATCAGAATTACAGAATGAGGAGCAAGTATTTTGTAGCACAATAATGTTTTCATGGCTTCTCACAGCATAATACGATTCATCTGCAGGATTTTACAACTACTTTTGGTTACCATTTATTCCTCTGGTGGTAAGTTCTAATATCCAGCGCCAGTATACTTTAATTTCTATTCAAAAGACATGATAAGCAAGTGATATCTATACTGTTGTGTACTTTTCAATGCTCTGTTAAAGATAGTTCTTGTGGTAGGGACAAAGTTAGAAGTCATTATAACCAAAATGTGTGTGGAGGGTGGCAAGAATAACTCTGTGACTCGAGGAACCTTTCTTGTTAAGCCCAGTGATGACTTATTCTGGTTTCGTCAACCTAAATTGCTTCTGCACCTCCTCCAGCTCACTCTAATCCAGGTACATAATAGCTCCAAAAACTTCAAATGAATACACTTTGTTAAAGAAGCAAAACCACATATCCATTACGTACGCAGAAGCACTGCAGGGAAACAAAATTTCCTTCGATTTGCTATTATCTATTTTGAATGTGACATTTAACATTAAGAAAAGCAAAGGAAGTCACTTGacctttttgagaaaaagaagaagacaaagatcATGAGAATTAGTCTGGCCTATGATAGATTTGTTCATAAATGCGCACATGCAGTATATATAACAAATCTGCTAAATATGGTTGCAGAACTCCTTTCAGCTGGCATTCTTCACCTGGACATGGGTAGGTATCTTCAATTTGTAAGATTAACAGATCTTCAACATCCTAGGCTGACCTGACTCTATTGGAAACCACAGTATGAGTACGGCCTACGATCTTGCTTCAATCGAGAAGCGGAGGATATTGCCATTAGGATTACTATGGGCGTGGTTGTACAGTTCGTTTGCGGTTATGTGACTCTTCCTCTTTATGCACTGGTCATCCAGGTAAAAGCATATCCTATAACCCTTAAATCCAAGCTCAAGGAAATCTGAAACCATATAATGGAGGGTGACTATTCAGTAAATAGATTATTGTTCATTTGTGGTTATGCGACAATAccaaattcatatttttttattgactTCGTTTATTGTTCAGATGGGTTCCGGAATGAACAAAGCAATATTCACAGAACGCGTAGTTAGAGGCCTCAAAGATTGGCAGCACAATGCGAGACAAAGTCTTTCCAAGGATAGATTCACTTTGACAAGACATTCAGAAAATTCATTTTCGCCTGATAACATTGACACATCAAATTCAGAAGTGCAAACAAATCTTTTCCCATGTAATGACTTCTTTCCTCCTCTAACAGCTATGAGCCCCTCTTCAACAAACGAGATAGTAGAAGAGAGGGTCGAGAGTGATCATACTCCTAACCCAGCTATGATAAGCAATCCAATTCCAGAAATCATTGAAGAAGAAGCAAATGCCAAGATCATAACCAAAGAAAGATATGATGGTGAGATCTCTTTTGGGAGTGGCTGGAAAAAACTGGAAAGGGGAAATGGCATCGGGGAAATTACTTCAATAATAGAAGAAGATACATCGAATGCAGTATCTGATTTTGGTGACCAACATACAAACATATCATAAAGTGTTGATCCCTTAGTGAAACCATTTACACCATACTGCACAGCCAAGAATAGTGCCATGTTTATAAACCTCCTCCCAATTCGCTTAACAAGCTTTAAATCTTTTTTGCATATGCCAGACGTCTATTTTTTGATAATCCTAATACAAGATCTGATAAATCTTAGTAATCAATACACAAAACAATCCAATTTTTTCAGGCGCAGTTTCTTCATTTCAGTATGAATTCCAACATAATCCTAAAGAATCTATTTTTGAGTCAAGTCCCATTATCATAAAGCTTGCATTTTTGGCCTTCAATAATGTCGAAAAGAAACATTTGGTTCATCAGTCGAGCATTTAGTACCACCTCTGATAACTAACTGAAcactaaaaaaatacaaaagaaagagagaacacTCAAATGTATACCAAATCAGTAGATATTTACTCTTAAAGCGGCATTGAAAAGGCTCGGCGTGATTAACAAACAAGGCATACCTATTTCAAGGGAAACCTCCTCCTTCAACCTGCGTAAACCCCCTTCTCCAGTTTTGTCACTttaccttctctttttcttcttctccgcAACCAAACAAATCTGACATCCCCCAAACACAGGATTCGATTTCCAACGCGAAGTTAAACTAGCCCCCATTCATGCAAACAGAAAAATACAACTACATGGCAAACAGCTTATCCTTCAAAAACGCTGCCTTTTTAAGTAAATATGCGGAGCCCAATATGATGAAGCAAAATGATCCTGATACAAACAAGGCCCACTAACTTCG carries:
- the LOC119984894 gene encoding translation initiation factor IF-2-like, with the protein product MARANKYTSINFNHIHEKSTSNNNTNPTKHQTSSASSFYSAVSSPNGLSNATTRTHGRMLVLTRPTSKPITTPPPSPSPRAPSPQQKVQVQPRSEPESISLRPLGRIGAGSGISVPVLGQEKEKEKEVGAVVGSPKPNRFVPPHLRPGFVGKEERPGPEVFRAREPSQRQQGNFGSPGRNNENGRPTSGGHERMRVGESDLGLASRPRSSGNRPSSSG
- the LOC119984893 gene encoding MLO-like protein 12 encodes the protein MATTERSLEETSTWALSIVCFFLFLITFIIDTTIHYISKFLRRRKRKSLSIALEKIKTEMMTMGFILVLLTVSEAPISNICVAESVANSFLPCKDPASFVEPAVSSAAQITGSESNTTLFNNNTDGSCKAKGMVSLISREGVMELRIFISVLAVFHVLYCVLTMCLGIAKMRKWKAWEEETHTLEYQIANDPRRFQLTRQTSFGRRHLKLWSDHSFLLWPVCFVRQFSGSASKADYFTLRNGFIAANVSEGSTFDFHRFLARAFDNDFKKVVEIRFWIWIFCVIFIFFSAHGFYNYFWLPFIPLVIVLVVGTKLEVIITKMCVEGGKNNSVTRGTFLVKPSDDLFWFRQPKLLLHLLQLTLIQNSFQLAFFTWTWYEYGLRSCFNREAEDIAIRITMGVVVQFVCGYVTLPLYALVIQMGSGMNKAIFTERVVRGLKDWQHNARQSLSKDRFTLTRHSENSFSPDNIDTSNSEVQTNLFPCNDFFPPLTAMSPSSTNEIVEERVESDHTPNPAMISNPIPEIIEEEANAKIITKERYDGEISFGSGWKKLERGNGIGEITSIIEEDTSNAVSDFGDQHTNIS